From a region of the Synechococcus sp. RS9916 genome:
- a CDS encoding ABC transporter permease — protein MTRYWHTLRRFWGTALATQLEYQANVLIELLAVALSLSGSLLLLSLFFGPGEELGGWTWHQALVVQGFYTVFDGMASTWLRPNLGSIVTHVREGTLDFVLLKPIDSQFWVSLRTFSPAGLPEILLGLLLAGWGAHQSGAVLTPLVLVVVGVMLVAAGTILYSLWFLIAATSIWFVKTWNATEVLRALLASGRYPLQAYPAPLRLLFTLVLPVAFLTTVPADVLLGRASAPLLGLGLGLAAGFFAVARGFWQFALRHYTSASS, from the coding sequence ATGACGCGGTATTGGCATACGTTGCGTCGCTTCTGGGGCACTGCCCTGGCCACGCAACTGGAGTATCAGGCGAATGTGCTGATCGAGCTGCTCGCCGTGGCCCTCAGCTTGAGCGGCAGTTTGTTGCTGTTGTCGCTGTTTTTCGGGCCGGGCGAGGAGCTGGGGGGGTGGACCTGGCATCAGGCCTTGGTGGTGCAGGGGTTTTACACGGTGTTTGACGGCATGGCCAGCACCTGGCTGCGCCCCAATCTCGGCTCGATCGTCACCCATGTGCGCGAAGGCACCTTGGACTTTGTGCTGCTCAAACCGATCGACAGTCAGTTCTGGGTGTCGTTACGCACCTTCTCGCCAGCCGGGCTGCCGGAGATTCTGTTGGGTCTGCTGTTGGCGGGCTGGGGAGCTCACCAGTCCGGCGCCGTGCTCACCCCCCTGGTGTTGGTGGTGGTGGGCGTGATGCTCGTGGCGGCGGGAACGATTCTCTATTCGCTCTGGTTTCTGATCGCTGCCACCAGCATCTGGTTTGTGAAAACGTGGAATGCCACGGAAGTGCTGCGGGCCCTGTTGGCCTCTGGCCGTTATCCGCTGCAGGCCTATCCGGCACCGTTGCGCTTGTTGTTCACCTTGGTCTTGCCTGTGGCGTTTCTCACCACGGTGCCGGCGGATGTGCTGCTGGGCCGAGCCAGTGCGCCGCTACTCGGTCTCGGTCTTGGTCTCGCCGCTGGTTTCTTCGCTGTGGCCCGGGGCTTCTGGCAGTTCGCTCTGCGGCATTACACCTCCGCGTCCAGTTAG
- a CDS encoding ABC-2 family transporter protein yields MRIFGLNRRVVAALLGSQYAHMLEYRAEIALWALSGVLPFIMLSLWSGSPARADLGLDGVALDRYFLSAFLVRQFSVVWVVYAFEEDALLGRLSPYLLQPLHPLWRYVAAHLGEQLTRLPFAAGIAAVFFLIQPQAFWIPSPVGLLLAWLATWMAFAIAFLLQSLIASLCFWSEKASALERLLFIPFLFLSGLLAPLTAFPPAVRAIVQWTPFPYLIDFPARVLAGDPVNLAAGFGAQLAWMAVLLPLVLLLWRAGVRRYSAMGA; encoded by the coding sequence ATGCGGATCTTCGGTCTTAATCGCCGCGTTGTGGCGGCTTTGCTCGGCAGCCAATACGCCCACATGCTCGAGTACCGGGCTGAGATTGCCCTTTGGGCCCTCTCCGGTGTGCTGCCGTTCATCATGCTCAGCCTCTGGAGTGGCAGTCCGGCTCGGGCGGATCTGGGGCTCGATGGTGTCGCTCTGGATCGTTATTTCCTCAGTGCATTTCTGGTGCGCCAGTTCTCGGTGGTTTGGGTGGTGTATGCCTTCGAGGAAGACGCGCTCTTGGGCCGGCTGTCGCCCTATCTGTTGCAACCTCTGCATCCCCTCTGGCGTTATGTGGCAGCCCATCTGGGGGAACAGCTCACCCGTTTGCCGTTTGCCGCCGGCATTGCAGCTGTGTTTTTTCTGATTCAGCCTCAGGCGTTTTGGATTCCCTCTCCGGTTGGCTTGTTGCTCGCCTGGCTGGCCACCTGGATGGCGTTTGCGATTGCATTTTTGCTTCAGAGCTTGATCGCCTCGTTGTGTTTCTGGAGTGAAAAGGCCAGCGCCCTGGAGCGGTTGCTGTTCATTCCTTTCCTGTTTCTGTCTGGTCTGTTGGCACCGCTCACGGCTTTCCCCCCGGCGGTGCGGGCCATCGTGCAGTGGACACCGTTTCCTTATCTGATTGATTTCCCAGCCCGGGTGCTGGCCGGGGATCCGGTGAATCTTGCCGCTGGTTTCGGAGCCCAACTGGCGTGGATGGCTGTGTTGTTGCCCCTGGTGCTGTTGCTCTGGAGAGCTGGGGTGCGGCGTTACAGCGCCATGGGGGCCTGA
- a CDS encoding ATP-binding cassette domain-containing protein has translation MITVERLSKIYRVADKQPGLGGTVQHFLRRRHRDVAAVRDVSFSISPGEMVGFLGANGAGKTTTLKMLCGLIHPSGGQVLVAGHQPQRRQPDFLRRITLVMGQKQQLIWDLPPMDSLRVNAAVYGIPDGVARRRINALADLLELGEELTRPVRKLSLGQRMKAELLAALLHEPEVLFLDEPTLGLDVNAQARVRQFLADYNRRTGATVLLTSHYMADITALCSRVLLIHQGQLFHDGPLDQLATRLAPERHVRLELEQPAAAEAFAGLGHLERLERCEVHLRVAPDQLTAVVAQLLERFAVRDLEVNDPPIDQLIGDLFRQGSL, from the coding sequence CTGATCACGGTTGAACGGCTGAGCAAGATCTATCGAGTGGCCGACAAGCAGCCAGGGCTCGGTGGCACCGTTCAGCATTTCCTGCGCCGTCGCCATCGTGATGTGGCTGCCGTGCGGGATGTGTCATTCAGCATCTCTCCCGGCGAGATGGTCGGATTCCTTGGTGCCAATGGCGCTGGTAAGACCACCACGCTGAAGATGTTGTGTGGCTTGATCCACCCCAGTGGCGGTCAGGTGCTGGTGGCCGGCCATCAACCCCAGAGGCGCCAGCCCGACTTCCTGCGCCGGATCACCCTGGTGATGGGTCAGAAGCAGCAGCTGATTTGGGATCTGCCGCCGATGGATTCCTTGCGCGTGAATGCTGCGGTGTATGGCATTCCCGATGGGGTGGCCCGTCGGCGCATCAATGCCTTGGCCGATCTGTTGGAGCTGGGGGAGGAGCTCACCCGGCCGGTGCGCAAGTTGTCGTTGGGGCAGCGGATGAAGGCGGAATTGCTGGCTGCGCTGCTGCATGAACCGGAGGTGCTGTTTCTCGATGAGCCGACCCTGGGTCTGGATGTGAATGCTCAGGCGCGGGTGCGTCAGTTCCTAGCTGACTACAACCGGCGGACGGGTGCAACGGTGCTACTCACCAGTCATTACATGGCTGACATCACGGCACTCTGTTCGCGGGTGCTGCTGATTCACCAGGGTCAGCTGTTCCATGACGGACCTTTGGATCAGTTGGCGACACGGTTGGCACCGGAGCGGCATGTCCGCCTGGAGCTTGAACAGCCCGCGGCCGCCGAGGCTTTCGCGGGGCTGGGGCATCTGGAGCGACTGGAGCGCTGCGAGGTGCATCTGCGGGTGGCGCCAGACCAGCTCACGGCTGTGGTGGCTCAGCTGCTGGAACGGTTTGCGGTGCGCGATCTGGAGGTCAACGATCCCCCCATCGATCAGTTGATCGGTGATCTGTTTCGCCAGGGCAGTCTTTGA
- a CDS encoding mechanosensitive ion channel family protein yields the protein MPVALPVPDFADANTLFSHQGLLIGTGGLAALWLVLTLLERGRHRLGAMVSRTIKTPLLVGLSAALYLGWLTHQAEQLFNFHSLTSERVSTTLITLSSGWAAIRLGHAFLRSRAFQEWLKIEDPKDEAMLISLLDRLFTIAVIVAMVAGEMVTLGISTTAVATLLGGGAVGIGLSLQQIAQNFLTGFMLYFNRPFKEGDWISTDGLEGTVEQIGWYHTKIRTFDRRPLYIPNSVFAAKPIENPGQMYNRRIKANIGLRYQDIPLIDDISTSIRTMLQNHTAIDQEQIILVNFNQWDSSSVNVMVYCFTKSTDWQEWLNIQQQVFLQIAEIVRNAGADFAFPSTTLYAGSGNDAQDPIRMLNAA from the coding sequence TTGCCTGTAGCCCTACCCGTACCTGACTTTGCTGATGCCAACACGCTCTTCAGCCATCAAGGACTTCTCATTGGCACTGGAGGGCTAGCCGCTCTCTGGCTGGTCTTGACCCTGCTGGAACGAGGGCGGCACCGCCTTGGCGCGATGGTGTCGCGCACCATCAAAACCCCTTTGCTGGTCGGGCTCTCAGCCGCCTTGTATCTGGGCTGGTTAACGCATCAAGCGGAACAGCTGTTCAACTTCCATTCGCTCACCAGCGAACGGGTCTCCACCACACTGATCACGCTCTCGAGCGGCTGGGCAGCGATCCGTCTCGGCCATGCCTTCTTACGCTCCCGCGCCTTTCAAGAGTGGCTGAAGATCGAAGACCCGAAGGACGAGGCCATGCTGATCAGCCTGCTCGACAGGTTGTTCACCATCGCGGTGATCGTGGCCATGGTGGCCGGCGAAATGGTCACCCTCGGCATCTCCACCACGGCCGTGGCCACTCTGCTCGGCGGCGGCGCGGTGGGCATCGGCCTGAGCCTGCAGCAGATCGCCCAGAACTTCCTCACGGGCTTCATGTTGTATTTCAATCGCCCCTTCAAAGAAGGCGACTGGATCAGCACCGACGGTCTGGAAGGAACGGTGGAGCAGATCGGTTGGTATCACACCAAAATTCGCACGTTTGACCGCCGCCCCCTCTACATCCCCAACTCCGTCTTCGCAGCGAAGCCGATTGAAAATCCAGGGCAGATGTACAACCGGCGGATCAAAGCCAACATCGGCCTCCGCTATCAGGACATTCCCCTCATTGATGACATCAGCACATCGATCCGCACGATGCTGCAGAACCACACCGCGATCGACCAGGAGCAAATCATTCTGGTGAACTTCAACCAGTGGGACTCCTCGTCAGTGAATGTGATGGTCTATTGCTTCACCAAATCCACGGATTGGCAGGAATGGCTCAACATTCAACAGCAGGTGTTTCTGCAGATCGCTGAGATCGTGCGCAATGCTGGGGCCGATTTCGCCTTCCCCAGCACCACGCTTTACGCGGGATCCGGCAACGACGCACAGGATCCGATTCGAATGCTCAACGCCGCCTAA
- a CDS encoding valine--tRNA ligase, whose translation MSELAKTYDPVGTEARWQQAWEDQGAFHPDPKAPGEPFSVVIPPPNVTGSLHMGHAFNTALIDTIVRYQRLAGKNVLCLPGTDHASIAVQTILEKQLKEEGKTRHDLGREAFLERAWQWKAESGGRIVGQLRRLGYSVDWKRQRFTLDEGLSEAVKEAFVRLHEQGLIYRGEYLVNWCPASGSAVSDLEVEMKEVDGHLWHFRYPLSSGDGHLEVATTRPETMLGDTAVAVNPTDERYAHLVGQTLTLPFVGREIPIVADDHVEKEFGTGCVKVTPAHDPNDFAIGQRHGLPQITVMRKNGTMNKEAGQFEGLDRFEARKAVVAGLEDLGLLVKVEDYRHSVPYSDRGKVPVEPLLSTQWFVKTEPLAARCREALEKQDPRFIPERWEKVYRDWLTDIRDWCISRQLWWGHRIPAWFVISETGGKYTDTTPYVVARNEAEALEKAKAEYGAGAEIEQDEDVLDTWFSSGLWPFSTLGWPDADSADLQRWYPTSTLVTGFDIIFFWVARMTMMAGAFTGEMPFQDVYIHGLVRDEQNRKMSKSAGNGIDPLLLIDRYGTDALRFALVREVAGAGQDIRLDYDRKKDTSATVEASRNFANKLWNATRFALMNLGGETPAQLGDPDPAALQLADRWILSRLARVNRETAERYSSYGLGEAAKGLYEFAWNDVCDWYLELSKRRLNPGENPSAEALADQRVAKQVLAKVISQMHLMLHPLMPHLTEELWHSVTGEPETTFLALQPWPELDESALDDALEASFAELIGAIRVVRNLRAVAGLKPSQSVPVRFVTGRGELAAVLTQGTADITALTRAESVAVMAPAEADAAPVAKALAGVSGELQVLLPIEGLVDLDALKGRLEKDIAKAEKEIKGLAGRLGNPNFADKAPPEVVAECQANLDEKQAQADLARKRLADLS comes from the coding sequence GTGTCCGAGCTGGCCAAGACCTACGACCCGGTTGGCACTGAGGCCCGTTGGCAGCAGGCCTGGGAGGACCAGGGAGCGTTCCATCCCGACCCGAAGGCCCCCGGTGAACCGTTCTCAGTGGTGATCCCGCCGCCGAACGTCACCGGCAGCCTGCACATGGGCCATGCCTTCAACACCGCCCTGATCGACACGATCGTGCGCTACCAGCGCCTGGCGGGGAAAAACGTGCTCTGCCTGCCCGGCACCGATCACGCCTCGATCGCGGTGCAGACGATTCTCGAGAAGCAGCTCAAGGAAGAGGGCAAGACCCGCCATGACCTTGGCCGTGAGGCGTTCCTGGAGCGGGCCTGGCAATGGAAAGCCGAAAGCGGTGGCCGCATCGTCGGCCAGCTGCGCCGCCTGGGGTATTCCGTGGATTGGAAACGCCAGCGCTTCACCCTTGATGAGGGCCTGAGTGAGGCGGTGAAAGAGGCCTTCGTGCGGCTGCACGAGCAGGGGCTGATCTATCGCGGCGAATATCTGGTGAACTGGTGCCCCGCCTCCGGCTCAGCGGTGAGCGATCTGGAGGTGGAGATGAAGGAGGTGGATGGTCACCTCTGGCATTTCCGTTATCCGCTCAGTAGCGGCGATGGCCATCTGGAGGTGGCCACCACCCGGCCGGAAACGATGTTGGGCGATACGGCGGTGGCGGTGAACCCCACCGACGAGCGCTACGCCCACCTGGTGGGCCAGACCCTCACCCTGCCGTTCGTGGGTCGGGAGATTCCGATCGTGGCCGACGACCACGTGGAGAAGGAGTTCGGCACCGGCTGCGTCAAGGTGACGCCGGCCCACGACCCCAACGATTTCGCCATCGGCCAGCGCCACGGTCTGCCCCAGATCACGGTGATGCGCAAGAACGGCACTATGAACAAAGAGGCCGGCCAGTTCGAGGGGCTGGATCGCTTCGAGGCCCGCAAGGCCGTGGTGGCTGGCCTGGAGGACCTGGGGCTGCTGGTGAAGGTGGAGGACTACCGCCACAGCGTTCCCTATTCCGATCGCGGCAAGGTGCCGGTGGAGCCGCTGCTCTCCACCCAGTGGTTTGTCAAAACCGAGCCTTTGGCGGCTCGCTGCCGCGAAGCGCTGGAGAAGCAGGATCCCCGCTTCATCCCCGAGCGCTGGGAGAAGGTCTACCGCGACTGGCTCACCGACATCCGCGACTGGTGCATCAGCCGCCAGCTCTGGTGGGGCCATCGCATCCCCGCCTGGTTCGTGATCAGCGAGACCGGCGGCAAGTACACCGACACCACGCCCTATGTGGTCGCCCGCAACGAAGCCGAAGCCCTCGAGAAGGCCAAGGCGGAGTACGGCGCGGGGGCGGAGATCGAGCAGGACGAAGACGTGCTCGACACCTGGTTCTCCAGCGGCCTCTGGCCTTTCTCCACCCTGGGTTGGCCCGACGCCGATAGCGCTGACCTGCAGCGCTGGTACCCCACCAGCACCCTCGTGACCGGCTTCGACATCATCTTTTTCTGGGTGGCCCGGATGACGATGATGGCCGGCGCCTTCACCGGCGAGATGCCCTTCCAGGACGTTTACATCCACGGCCTGGTGCGGGATGAGCAGAACCGCAAGATGAGTAAGAGCGCTGGCAACGGCATCGATCCGCTGCTGCTGATCGACCGCTACGGCACTGATGCTCTGCGGTTTGCCCTGGTGCGGGAAGTGGCCGGTGCAGGGCAGGACATCCGCCTGGATTACGACCGCAAGAAGGACACCTCCGCCACGGTGGAGGCCTCGCGCAACTTCGCCAACAAGCTCTGGAACGCCACCCGCTTCGCCCTGATGAACCTGGGCGGCGAAACGCCGGCCCAACTCGGGGATCCCGATCCCGCCGCCCTGCAGCTGGCCGATCGCTGGATCCTCTCTCGCCTGGCCCGGGTGAACCGGGAGACGGCCGAGCGCTACAGCAGCTACGGCCTGGGTGAAGCGGCCAAGGGGCTTTACGAGTTCGCCTGGAACGACGTTTGCGATTGGTATCTGGAGCTGAGCAAGCGCCGGCTCAACCCCGGTGAAAACCCCTCAGCGGAGGCCCTCGCTGATCAGCGGGTGGCGAAGCAGGTGCTGGCCAAAGTGATCAGCCAGATGCATCTGATGCTGCATCCGCTGATGCCCCACCTCACCGAGGAGCTCTGGCACAGCGTCACCGGCGAGCCAGAGACCACGTTCCTGGCGTTGCAGCCCTGGCCGGAGCTCGATGAAAGCGCTCTGGATGATGCGTTGGAAGCCTCGTTCGCTGAGCTGATCGGTGCCATCCGCGTGGTGCGCAACCTGCGGGCGGTGGCGGGTCTCAAGCCCTCCCAATCGGTGCCGGTGCGCTTCGTCACCGGCCGCGGCGAGCTGGCGGCTGTGCTGACCCAGGGCACGGCCGACATCACAGCCTTGACGCGGGCGGAGTCGGTGGCGGTGATGGCGCCGGCAGAGGCCGATGCGGCTCCGGTGGCCAAGGCCCTGGCGGGGGTGAGCGGTGAGCTGCAGGTGCTGCTGCCGATCGAAGGCCTCGTGGATCTCGATGCGCTGAAAGGGCGCCTGGAGAAAGACATCGCCAAGGCGGAGAAGGAGATCAAGGGCCTGGCGGGCCGGCTGGGCAACCCCAACTTCGCCGACAAGGCCCCACCGGAGGTGGTGGCGGAATGCCAGGCCAATCTGGATGAGAAGCAGGCCCAGGCCGATCTGGCCCGCAAGCGTCTGGCGGATCTGAGCTGA
- a CDS encoding 2OG-Fe(II) oxygenase → MNLIGRYSNAGYAAVADGVMAFFERRTDLQRPGVAFGPAGREEPAKVSTDISLVAIDRSDPDAYALSEVIVRGVTAALEQYLKERPLFRAVCPDQELFVMPIFNLQRYAPGEGFKQWHCDWTISDEATEPEHRVLAWILYCDSVDEAGTEFHWQDHHEPAERGKLVIFPAGPSHIHRGRVNPTASKTIATGWINAGSRARYLERLAQG, encoded by the coding sequence ATGAACCTGATCGGGCGCTACAGCAACGCCGGTTATGCCGCCGTGGCCGATGGGGTGATGGCCTTCTTTGAACGCCGCACCGATCTGCAGCGGCCGGGGGTCGCGTTTGGCCCGGCGGGCAGAGAGGAACCGGCCAAGGTGTCGACCGACATCAGCCTGGTGGCGATTGATCGCAGTGACCCCGATGCCTATGCCCTCTCTGAAGTGATCGTGCGAGGGGTGACGGCCGCTCTGGAGCAATACCTCAAGGAGCGCCCCTTATTCCGTGCGGTGTGCCCGGATCAGGAGCTGTTCGTGATGCCGATCTTTAACCTGCAGCGCTACGCCCCCGGTGAGGGGTTCAAGCAGTGGCACTGCGACTGGACCATCAGTGATGAAGCCACTGAGCCGGAGCATCGGGTGTTGGCTTGGATCCTGTATTGCGATTCCGTCGATGAAGCGGGCACGGAATTTCACTGGCAAGACCATCACGAACCGGCCGAACGGGGAAAGCTGGTGATTTTCCCGGCGGGCCCATCCCACATTCATCGCGGCCGGGTGAATCCCACCGCCAGCAAAACCATCGCCACCGGTTGGATTAATGCCGGTTCCAGGGCCCGGTATCTGGAGCGTCTGGCGCAGGGCTAA
- a CDS encoding glutathione S-transferase N-terminal domain-containing protein, with the protein MASLQLYGCWRSSASHRLQIGLRLKQLPFEYRPVSLDEKEQHCDWYRALNPRGEVPTLVVDGSPWVQTLAILETLDERFADQGVPLLPRDAEQRQLCRAVAEQVNSSLQPLLLPARLRQPILKAAAPDGAPALAKALQAGVRAHQADALNALNSWLDALPGPFCLGSEPTLADACVVAQLGAAMRLGLDLNPFQRLSELHTHCLGHEAFAASAPEQQPDAPSQAPMR; encoded by the coding sequence ATGGCATCACTGCAGCTCTACGGATGCTGGCGCTCCAGCGCTTCTCACCGGCTGCAAATCGGCCTACGACTCAAGCAGCTGCCGTTTGAGTACAGGCCTGTTTCCCTGGATGAGAAAGAACAACACTGCGATTGGTACCGAGCTCTCAATCCCCGCGGTGAAGTGCCAACGCTTGTGGTCGATGGCAGCCCCTGGGTGCAGACCCTGGCCATCCTTGAAACCCTCGACGAGCGCTTTGCCGACCAAGGTGTGCCATTGCTGCCCCGCGATGCCGAGCAACGTCAGTTATGCCGGGCCGTCGCCGAACAGGTGAACAGCTCACTGCAGCCGCTGCTGCTGCCGGCCCGACTCCGCCAACCAATTCTCAAAGCCGCGGCCCCTGACGGCGCACCAGCGCTGGCGAAAGCTCTGCAGGCCGGTGTACGAGCCCACCAGGCCGATGCGCTCAACGCCCTCAACAGCTGGCTGGATGCCTTGCCCGGCCCCTTCTGCCTGGGCAGCGAACCCACCCTGGCCGATGCCTGCGTAGTGGCACAGCTGGGGGCAGCCATGCGACTAGGGCTCGACCTCAATCCTTTCCAACGGCTCAGTGAATTGCACACCCACTGCCTTGGGCACGAGGCCTTTGCCGCCTCTGCACCCGAGCAACAGCCGGATGCACCAAGCCAGGCGCCGATGCGTTAA
- a CDS encoding sulfotransferase domain-containing protein, which produces MTSLDQGMQRVVARRQELARRWDALRNNDLLALLVVTLPGLMWAERCGLFVLDPDAQELWLEAGTDVMQRQICVDLEDSMVGACVRTGSCINRSGLEHDDGAHQQAGAALDYVVSTALTVPIQAEDGEVVGALQVLNRRDGQAFTAADQAQLEAVAHAIAPSVQAMFASRRLQQRSQRLDRTIAVLRDRLEAMRPGHSFRTFEPAALAHAEGFLHHRWNGRCYPPFIDQRATAHLTQTWDTQAHDVFLATHQKVGTHLAKKFLVELVRANVELPARHPMADGDIGHGAMPWPEVLLSQETPGDWEQFLAATSDRLRLWYLHCAVDDIPCRRIHPQTRFVVAIRDPRAALVSQYFFWLRHPLLQVDPELDLDRFAELFVQGDLYFGNYFSHVRGWLKPGPRLQSAQICALRYEDMVERKHETVGQLQRFLFPSADLPSERTEAIAAATEFQAMKQGITANPGSFHLNPKLYFRAGTTDNWRQHLSSRAEALVAAAAREQWAGLEEHPLLRDYLKAMPDL; this is translated from the coding sequence ATGACCTCCCTGGACCAGGGCATGCAGCGGGTTGTGGCACGGCGCCAGGAGTTGGCGCGGCGCTGGGATGCCCTGCGCAATAACGATTTGCTGGCTTTATTGGTGGTGACCCTGCCTGGTCTGATGTGGGCAGAGCGTTGTGGGCTGTTCGTGCTTGACCCCGATGCCCAGGAGCTTTGGCTGGAAGCCGGCACGGATGTGATGCAGCGGCAGATCTGTGTCGATCTTGAGGATTCGATGGTGGGTGCCTGCGTGCGAACCGGCAGTTGCATCAATCGCAGCGGCCTCGAGCATGACGACGGAGCCCATCAACAGGCTGGGGCTGCTTTGGATTACGTGGTATCCACTGCGCTCACCGTGCCCATCCAGGCGGAGGACGGTGAGGTAGTGGGGGCTTTGCAGGTGTTGAACCGCCGCGATGGGCAGGCCTTCACGGCAGCCGATCAGGCGCAGCTTGAGGCGGTCGCCCATGCCATTGCGCCATCAGTGCAGGCGATGTTTGCCAGTCGTCGCCTCCAGCAGCGCTCCCAACGTCTGGATCGCACCATTGCTGTGCTGCGGGATCGCCTGGAGGCGATGCGGCCGGGCCACAGCTTTCGCACTTTCGAGCCCGCGGCCCTGGCCCATGCCGAGGGTTTCTTGCACCACCGCTGGAACGGTCGCTGCTACCCCCCGTTCATCGATCAGCGGGCTACGGCGCATCTCACGCAAACCTGGGACACCCAGGCCCATGACGTGTTTCTTGCCACCCATCAGAAGGTGGGAACTCACCTGGCCAAGAAATTCCTGGTGGAGCTGGTACGGGCCAACGTCGAGCTTCCTGCCCGCCATCCGATGGCCGATGGCGATATCGGTCATGGTGCCATGCCCTGGCCTGAGGTGCTGCTCTCTCAGGAGACCCCTGGAGACTGGGAGCAGTTTTTGGCCGCCACCTCGGATCGGCTGCGGCTTTGGTACCTCCATTGCGCCGTTGACGACATCCCTTGCCGCCGGATTCATCCTCAAACCCGGTTTGTGGTGGCCATCCGTGATCCGCGGGCGGCTTTGGTGTCGCAGTATTTCTTTTGGCTTCGCCACCCGCTGCTCCAGGTGGATCCCGAGCTGGATTTGGATCGTTTTGCCGAACTGTTTGTTCAGGGTGACCTCTATTTCGGCAACTACTTCAGCCACGTGCGTGGCTGGTTGAAACCAGGCCCGCGCCTGCAGTCCGCCCAGATCTGTGCGCTTCGTTATGAGGACATGGTGGAGCGCAAGCATGAAACCGTGGGGCAGCTGCAGCGCTTTCTCTTCCCTTCTGCGGACCTCCCGTCCGAGCGGACCGAAGCGATCGCTGCTGCGACGGAGTTTCAGGCCATGAAGCAAGGCATTACGGCCAATCCCGGCAGTTTTCATCTCAACCCCAAGCTTTATTTCCGGGCCGGCACTACCGACAACTGGCGTCAGCACCTTTCATCCCGGGCGGAGGCGCTGGTGGCTGCTGCCGCACGGGAGCAGTGGGCCGGCCTGGAGGAACACCCCTTACTGAGGGATTACCTCAAGGCGATGCCGGATCTTTGA
- a CDS encoding methyltransferase domain-containing protein, with the protein MENGSYLLGTHAEELERLQFQNQFWRPTAQDAWQRADLQIGESVLDVGCGPGFAAMDLARVVGPSGRVVGLERSPTYVNAGNAFARQAGIDQLELRQQDVLQDPWPQERFDLIWSRWVAMFLPQLEPLLHGVEQCMQPGGRWVIHEYVHWDTFALHPHGRAVERFGQACQRSFRDGGGDPDVNRRLPQMLTQRGWTLDAFHPLPVLGGPGSMAAQWMERFVAVYGQRLQQLGLWSESDAAEATAEIAESHTTAGCFWVGPTLLEVRARRN; encoded by the coding sequence ATGGAGAACGGCAGCTATCTGCTGGGAACCCACGCCGAAGAGCTGGAGCGTCTGCAGTTTCAGAACCAGTTCTGGCGACCCACAGCCCAGGACGCCTGGCAGCGCGCTGATCTTCAGATCGGTGAGAGCGTGCTCGATGTGGGCTGCGGCCCAGGCTTTGCCGCCATGGATCTGGCCCGGGTGGTCGGCCCCTCAGGCCGGGTGGTGGGGCTGGAGCGCAGTCCCACCTATGTGAACGCTGGCAATGCCTTCGCCCGCCAAGCCGGCATCGATCAGCTGGAGCTGCGCCAACAGGATGTGCTCCAGGATCCCTGGCCGCAGGAACGCTTCGATCTGATCTGGAGCCGCTGGGTGGCCATGTTTCTGCCCCAATTGGAGCCGTTGCTCCACGGCGTCGAGCAATGCATGCAGCCTGGAGGCCGCTGGGTGATTCATGAATACGTCCACTGGGACACCTTTGCTCTCCATCCCCATGGCAGGGCCGTTGAGCGCTTCGGCCAGGCCTGCCAACGCAGCTTCCGCGACGGTGGCGGGGACCCAGACGTGAATCGACGCCTGCCCCAGATGCTCACGCAACGCGGATGGACCCTCGATGCATTCCATCCCCTGCCGGTGTTGGGCGGCCCGGGCTCCATGGCAGCCCAATGGATGGAACGCTTTGTGGCCGTGTATGGCCAACGGCTCCAGCAACTGGGCTTGTGGAGCGAGAGCGACGCTGCCGAAGCCACTGCTGAGATCGCTGAAAGCCACACCACCGCTGGCTGCTTCTGGGTCGGGCCCACCCTCCTGGAGGTCCGCGCCAGGCGCAATTGA